The Glycine soja cultivar W05 chromosome 15, ASM419377v2, whole genome shotgun sequence region AAACATCTCTAAGATATATATAAGGAAAGAAAGATTATCAGAGTCCACAGACAACAAAGAGATAAATTGCTCTTTAAAGTACTTAGATTCTAGCATAGTGTATTAGTGTTACAGATAATGAGAGAAAGGAGTTGAGCAAAACTTTTCCTTGGTAAAAGGAGGCCTATGTGGGTGTGATGGGGAAGTAGTAGactaaacaacaacaaagcctcATCTCACTAGGTGAGGTCGGCTACACAGATCAAACGACGTCATTCAGCACTGTTAAAAGTAGTAGCAGACTAAACAACAGGCAAAATGGCCATGCCAGAATTTGATACCAGGACCAAGCAATCCCCAGAGGGACTTAGTGCTAAGAGAAGGCAAGGTTATGGTCAACAACACAAACCACTATTGTTCTAACTTCTAAGAAGTAATTGCAGCTTGAAAATTGCAGGACAGCCAAAGAGGGCACAAATACATAGGGATACACCATATCAACAAGAGGAAGAGCAAGAGCATAAAATCACATAAACACAACACAATCAGCCAATCCATAATCAAATCTCCACTCCCATTTTTCATGCTTGATGCCATGTTTTTTATCTCCTAGAATTTCATAATGTAATCCCTAATCTAACAGTCTCACATAGtaataatgaagaaaaaacatccaaacactATGTTGTGTGTGTGGTTTATAAGAATAAGATTATGAGACAATACACCAAAATATTGCCCCTTCACAAACATGCTTCAATCCACAATCAACACAAACTTCAATTCAAACGTGCACAAATCACAGcacatcaaacaaacaaaaacactcAGTCATAACCACAAACAATTCTACTCCAAAAAAGTACATTCCATGTAAATAACACCAAATCAGATCCAATTACTATTATATCCATTTCAATTCAACAACACTAGAATACGCGAAAACGAAAACCTCAGGTACAGTCAAACTACAAATTACGCAAAATTCAGGAAGCGAGTCAACTCATTCATCTAAGATACGCGGGGATCTTGATGCGGATGAAGAGCATGCTCATGACGTAGGCGAGAACCACGGAGGAAACTCCGGCGGAGGCGTAGGACACCTTGACGGATTTCGCGCGGTTGCGATCGAGGGCGAGGTCGAGGAGAATGATGCCGACGCCGCCGAGGACGAACATGAAGCCGGAGGAGAGGCCCTCGATAATGTACTGGCCGTTGACACGGCCGGACATGAAGACGACGGGGCGAACGGCGCCGGTGTAGGGGTCCTGCGTGGAGCCAATGCCGGGGGGCTCGACGATGATGTCGTAGACGATGCCTGAGACGACCATGAAGTAGGTAAGAAGGAGGAGGGCGAAGACGGCGTTCGGGGAGGGGAGGGATAGGGAGGGAAGCTTCAGGCGGAGGCGAGGGGGACGGAGGAAGCTGAAGGGGAGGACGCGGAGGAGGTGGAAGATTGGATCGATGGATGCGCCGGAGGAGGAATCGAAGCCGCCGGAGGAGGGTGTGGGCACCGGGGGATCCGATTTGGATCGCATTTTCGGGTCGGGTTTTGGAGGTATAGAGAGAGAAGAGCGGAGACTGTGTTGTGTGAATCACTTTGGTTTAGTTGTATGAGTTTGGTTGGTTGATTTGGAAATTGGAGTTGAATAAAACGGGAGTTCAAAGGCTTACGTGGATTTTCTTTTTGAttggttcttttattttaaataatttgttaaggACATGTATTGatgaattaaatcaaattagtgGGAGAAGTCGGATTCTTTTCAttgtgtatgattttttttagtatgttATATACATTAATGTCTTTAATTTAATGAATCAAGATTTAAGATATATTTATAGTCTTTCAAAAAcacaaatcaaattatttttattgagtaTAAATCGTTTGATTGAACATTATATGGGAGTTTtcgtatgaaaaaaaataatttttacttttttatgattttttttggacgaattgggatatttttttatcaaaaattaaggattaattttctatttaagaaatttatctctctcaacatatgtttttttatacacaCGGTGCAAAAGATAAactcatgaaaaataaaattatttattaatcacgtcttattatatttatacgAACTACAAACATATCAAAagtatatgtttttctttctactcaaaataaacatgaaatgattttgatttatgGTTTGTAATTTAGATTAAGTTCTGATTTAAtacttgaaataattttttcatacttAGGTATTTTACTGTTTATTGAAGAAGTGTTGTctcttaaagaaaaattatctacgGGAAAAATTCATGTATTAGTTAAAGACTTTAGTCTTACTTTAGGCCTCGGagtacttataatttaaaaaaatactatgg contains the following coding sequences:
- the LOC114387800 gene encoding putative oligosaccharyltransferase complex subunit CG9662 yields the protein MRSKSDPPVPTPSSGGFDSSSGASIDPIFHLLRVLPFSFLRPPRLRLKLPSLSLPSPNAVFALLLLTYFMVVSGIVYDIIVEPPGIGSTQDPYTGAVRPVVFMSGRVNGQYIIEGLSSGFMFVLGGVGIILLDLALDRNRAKSVKVSYASAGVSSVVLAYVMSMLFIRIKIPAYLR